The genomic region GAAAGGCTGAAGaagtgagagaaaaaaaggcaataaaaaatctaaactgtACATAATTGTGATAATAATCTGAGTTTACAAATGTACTCTCACTTTTGGGGGGGACATCTCTTGTTTTTTAATCTTGGCTTATTGCAATATCAAGTGTTAACTGTTAAGGGTGCCATTGCTTTTATAGGATATGGTCATTTAACTGTAAGATAATAAACTGTGAATCATTATCATCAAACGAAATGTTCTATTGTGGTAGGTATCTTAAATACTGAAGAATAAgcactgatgtttttttttgcccGTAATATGGAATTTCTCACATTTTATGAAAGAATATATTAAAACTATATGCTTGGAAAACGAATTCAAGATGCAGAGTGAAATTTCAAAAAGCCATATTGTAGTGTGAACTAGTGTAGCTAGAAgctataaagtaaaaacaaacaagcaaaaaataaatgaaataaaaaatcctTGATAAATCACTGTGTATACCATCCAACTGTACATTTAGTAACAAAACTTACAGAATGTATTGACTACATTCACATTGATGACAGattaatatatgaatatatttatcaaTAATTTTggcacatttaattatttggcatttttaacagaGCATTTTGATGATGTGTATGCTTCTATTCATTTCACGGCAAAACATATGCAATAATACGATaggtacttttttttaaacattttccttttttgttATGTTCATATTGTaaacacttttttctttttctgttttaatatcaTAACCGCTACCCTGATTTTCTTGATGAACaagaaaatacaaacaaacaagatTCTTGAAACCGAACAAGTTCATGAAAGTAAGAGAACATAACAGCGGTACCCACTTTTCAAACAGATTTCAAATGTCAAGCATTGCTAGATATTTCATATTAACACCAAAATGTTAATGAATATTTCAGAAGAGGACTAATAAATTACAAGATAAGCAACATATTTGGCATTAAAATGTGAAACTAGTAGCTAAGCTCTTAAAAGTATGTTGAGATTATGATTTACAGATTGAATTAACTGGTATGTAAGCAGGTTTATTTAAAAGCCATTTCTgtgaaaatacataaaaatactttttcatagagtttttttgtttgtttgtttgcttgttttattataaaaagacattTCACATCCTGAAGCAGATGATGGTAAAGTGTGCTTGAGCCGAAATAGACATCGGATGGCGTCAGCTACGAAAACAGACAGACTTTATTGACTTCTCTTTTTCCCGCTCAGAGCTTCTGTGAGTTTCAAGTTTGTCGTCAAAAATATCCATTACGGGGGTAAATGTCTTTATCTCAGCCGGCTTATTTCCGATAGTAGAGTGCATCTTTTGTTATAAAGGGCCAAGGAAGGATTATGTCTCTTATGACATCAAGTGAGGCCTCCGTCTTCCATTCAGATGAGAGAGAGGGGAGAAAGACAGGAAAGAGAATAGAACGCGCTCTATTGAAAACCATTGTGTAAGGCACTCGGCAGGTTCTTATCCATCAGGAGAGATCAGTCAGACTGACGTTCATTCCCACACCAGGTCTAACAAAGGGCACCGCATGTACTGCTTTGGGGAACTCAGGACTCATCACACGTCCATTCTCGCCAGTACTTCCAGTTATAGACAGTCTCGCTTTGCTCCTCATAGCGTCCGAAAAGGTCacctggaacacacacacacatagacgcAAACGGAGACACGCACGCACACCAAACAGAGAGGCGGCAGCAAGTTAGAGCGTATCCCACGAAAGGGCTTCagtcttatttttaaaatgtttagttgAAAATGTAGATGGGAATTTGATGTGGTGGAAAAAACATTGATAATGAGGAGCAAATTTACGAGCAAACACCATTCAGAAAATCATATGGCAAGCAGGGGATGAGGGAGACGGGCGATACGACAACAAAAACACTCATACATGACAATGGGGTTGACGGAAACAAAATCACACAGGATGTGCAAAAAACTTTTCTCTCCAATATATGTGCAGTCGACGGGGAGaagtcaagtttttttttttttcactaggaACACCAGTACATACGATCCAGTTTACGGTCCAAACCTCCTCATTCAATAGAACATTCAGGGGATGGAACAGATGGAAGCCAAAAGAAGCGTGCACGGGGACAGATTGGAATGACGGCCGCGTATCCTACCCCCTTAAATTTTTACACTTTCGATCCCATATACGTTGTACCCTTCCTTATAAGTGGCAAAATTCTGTGAATTCTGCGAGGAAGTGGGATTAATATTCTGTGCATTCTTTGCCACCTTCATGCGCTTGGCCTCGGCTCGGGACTTGTAACAGAACTCGACCAGGGCCACCAGCATGGCCAAGCCCAGGCCGCCCACAAGGATGTAGAAGACCCCAGCCACATTGCTCAGGCTGAGAGCGCTGGTCTTCTCCTGTAAATGCACACGAGACACGGGTCAGTGGTCAGGGAAAGTATGGCACATCTGTAATAAGCATTCATATGCAtaaacaagacaatatttaAGTGGCAGTTTTACGTCTATGTGGATACAAATGCACAGCTCAGGACAGTAATGTTAAAACAATAACTGTGCTAAGTAGAATGCGCTACTGGTTAATGTGCCCTTGAAGCAATGCAAATGGGGGCATTCAACAATTCTGCTTGAATGGGATGGATTTACTAAAGCCTTTAACATTCgctttaaagttacatacaaAACCAACAATGTGGTCTCTAATCACAGTTCTTATACTCCCACATGCTAATGGCTGTAGTAAATATTGTTTCTTTGTTGAATTCACAGTTATAGCAGGGGTTAATGTGCTATGCTTAGCTGTGATATGAATTATGCTTGTGTAAGAAAGCCTACAGGACCATTTAAAGGGATGCTCAAGAGAGGCATCTGAATGGAAGGCATAGCATTTGACACAGGGAAGCAGATGACAGGCATTGTGGGTAAAAGACAGGAGGtcaacacacatatatacacacctACAAAAGGTATTTGGGGGGTACGGGCAGTCGGTTAGATATTCTTTTCATATATTAATGTACTGTACTGTGCACAGAATGACCACGCATAAAACACACGACACATAGACAGATACAGAGCTTActttttctgttcttttttgGTAATGTGCAATTATTACCTAGCTTTTTTAACCTTGGATTCTAAAATGTATaattcaaaacattatttaaccatTTCAAATCTTTAAAAATTCATTTTGTTGAGTTTTAATCGTATGCAGACTTTACCTGTTAATTTAGATGTTACCAAATGAAGCACATTTTGAcagtgcatttaaaaaaagcaacaaattTGGGTTCCCAAGGTGAAATTTGAAGAACTAAATACACCAAAATGGTGTGGTTACAACCCTGAAACTGAGATGCTTTGACTATATGGCTATGAAAACAAGATATGCTTTGTTGCAGAGAGTGTATTGTTATATATACCCATTTTTGTTGTATTATAAAAGTGCAAACATAGCAAAGCATGATGTATCAGTTTTCACATATAAATATTCCAATAAGCATCGAAATCAAGCACACTAAGACAATACAACAATTGACAAAACACAACCACCAAACAGCTTAACACACTATGAAACAAAGACATTTAAGGATCTTGGACACCCTTGTAGATGGTCCTACAAATGACCTGagagaaatcatgttcatacTGGAACAATTTGAAGTCTTTCGCTGTATGTGCTGGATATGAATGTCTGAGAACTGCTATTCTAAACTTGGCACAGCTCAGGCCTGCAAGTAATAGCAGGATCTGTGATTCTCAGATTGAGAAGCTGGAAGGAGACCACTGATTGTGTTACAGATATTACAAAAGGTGCATATGGCATAAGTGGCATGCATTACTTTTTAATTCTCAGTGGATGGTACCAGATATTAGTAGCTCTGCAGGCATTAGTCAAATAATCTCACCAAGGCATCTCATGCTTGTCTGTGCATTGTCTGtctaaaatagtttttttagtcattattatttaaatatgggTAATTCCCACTAATCAAAAATGTGCTTGATCACATAGAACCTGCAGCGACTAACCTTACTTCCAGAGTCCTTGGCTCCACATTCACCTTTATCGTACCACCATTTGTTTTTCAGCTTGTCTAAGGTGCCTTGCTCACTGAGTTTCAATACTGCAAGGTTTACTGGCGTTCTTCACGTGGGaaataacataaataacattatcaatgttattttatgttattattaCATTCAACTTTCTCTTAGAGTTCACCTTTTCTCTCCTCTTTTCTTTATTGCCATAGCGATTATGACGTTGATGCGCCATTTGGCCTAAGCAAATGCAAGTTTTGCAGAGCCAAATGTGCATTAACGTATCGCCTGAAGTAAGCAGCAAGGACGACAGCGATGTGTACTGCACACAATGACCAATCAGAATACCAATGGGtgtttttgtttatgtgtgtgtccCCTAGCAACGGTTAGCAATGCTTAACCAGTCAGTGCTGTAGAAAACGTCCGCCTTTGGACTTTTGGTTCCTGTGTGGTTTTGCTGCTTACTTGAGTGTTGCATTGAGTTACCCATCACTTTGCTCTCTGGGGCTGACCTTGGAATCACCTCCCCCGCTGCCGCACTCTCCCTTGTCGTACCACCATTTGTTTTTCAATTTGTCCAACAGGCCTTGTTCATTCAGTTTTAGTACTGCGAGGTTAACCGCATTTCTTGAAACGATAAAACATAACTTGTAAGACAGGGTGAGCCAACTTAGCAATTGTCAATGGTCCTCTTTCAAACCTGGTGATTGCTTTTCTCTGTTTTCAGCATTTTAACAAGTAAGAAGAAATCATATCTCCTCCCTTTCAAAATATAAAGCTGTTGAAAAAATCAAAAGTCTAATCAACTAATCAGTCAGTTAAATGTATTTTAGGTGAGTTTAACTGATAAAGGTGGCTCAGAGTGCCGTGAATAGAGACGTTTAACGCAGTACTGACATCCATAACTAATAGCAGTGGCCTGCAAATAACATTGCTAGAAGAAGGACAGCAGAACAGCAATAAAAGCCggctatatattcatcatacaTAATGAATCTTCTCCTAAGGCCCGCCCACCCAATTCATAAATCTGTCCAGATTGGTTGCTGTTCACAGGAGGAGGAGAAATTGAATCCCACTAAATGAAGACTGTCTCTAATAAGGCTGAGAGATGGCATTATCAAATACATTTCAATCATATATCAGCATATCTTCAAATACATAGGTAAACCCAAGCAGTGCCATCTGGTACATGTATATGGCTAAATTGAGTTTGATTGCCAAATTGGAAGTTCAAAGcacatctttgttaatgttcttTAACGAAAAATGTGTACTGCGAGGGTTtggtaaaaacatttcagaaatcattacattattacattattataaataagcaaaGAGCAATAATTAATGAATATAGAAAGATGAGAGACATGATAGGAGAGGATATTAGGCAAAACCTCAGGAAAAACATTCAAAAGACAAAAAACTGAGACAACACTTAAAAAGACAAAATCTTAAATGTAGAGATCTATAGATTAGCATTTGGTTAAAATGCACTAATATAATGTACTGTATATCCATAAATATGGatgtattcaaatatatatatttataaaataatgagGTATTCATATCTGTAagatataaattattaattattaatatattttttaatctgtAAAAATATCTTCAAGATTCTATAAAATTCttttattcttctttttttaaatagattatTAATCTTTTACTTATTGGGCTCTAATGTATCCAGCTACTACATTTATCTCTTTTATACAAACCAGGACACATGAGCACAGCTACATCAGGGTAGGTGGGATACTATAACAACATTGGACACATTGTTATACTATTCCACCCACCTTAATGAGGATCCTTTGGGGGTGGCGATGCCGTAGCCTTTGGAATCCAGGTTCCCTCCGACCTTCATAGTGTCACAGGGTTTGCGCTGCTCGATGTACTCGTTCATGGTAGACTCCAGCAGGTATGCATACTTCCCCTTGGACTTCCTCACCCGTGTAACACCTTCTGCTGTCGTCTTAACAAATACAGAGGGCTCAGCACTTTTCATGTATGTCCACATTTTGTCGAAAAGAGCGATTTTGGAACgctggaggaaaaaaaaatgcaatgattATGTAAACTCTGTGAAATcttagtaacactttacaataaggtcccatTGGTTAGCTAAAATTAACTAACAACCAATTTATAcactatttattcatttatgtgcattaaagggttagttcacccaaaaatgaaattgatgtcattaatggctcaccctaatgtcgttccacacccataagacctccgttcatcctcagaacacagtttaagatatttaatagtTAGTCCAAaagtgtatgcaagtgtatgcacactatactgtacatgtccagaaagggaataaaaacatcatcagagtagtccatatgtgacatcagttggttagttagaatctcttgaagcatagaaaatacattttggtccaaaaataacaaaaactacgactttatttagcattgtcttctcttccgtgtttgttttcaatcctcaaacaaagaatcaaatggttatgaatcagcttattgattcagcATTTGGATCGCCGATGTCACGTGAtgtcagcagtttggcagtttgacatgcgatccgaatcatgaatcaatacgctgattaattaccatttaaatctttatttgcggattgaaaacaaacaaggaaaagaagacaatgctgaataaagtcgtagtttttgttatttttggaccaaaatgtattttctatgcttcaagagattctaactaaccaactgatgtcacatatggactactttggtgatgtttttattccctttctggacatctacagtatagtgtgcttacacttgcatacacttttggactaaatataaaatatcttaaactgtgttccgaagatggacggaggtcttacgggtgtggaacgacatagggtgagtcattaatgacatcaatttcatttttgggtgaactaaccatttaaataacttttgattTTGATCATTTATAAGGAAATGTTTAATACATgctttaaaatcattttaattgttTGATCATAACAGTTAACTAAATGGCCACGCCAAACAAATATTTTCAGTTTACTGTAACTACAACAATTTTGTATTTAgcgttgcattttattttacccTCTTTAACTCTcacttaaaagtttttttctatttcaaactgtcataaattatgtaaaataaataataataataataataataataataataataataataataataataatagggaTGTCATGGTTACGGAGAAAAAAGGGTGTCTTACCCTGAAAAACTCTTTCGTTGAACCAGAATCTAAAGTTCCATAAGCAATCTCTGTTTGCTTTGCTAAGTCCTCTGCACTCTCAATTGGAGACACCATCCTTTCCACTGTTAGAAAGGCAGCCAAATTAGCCGTGTAGGATGAAATTATGATGAGGGTGAAAAACCACCAGACTCCTCCAACGATGCGGCCAGAAAGAGACCTGATGAAAAACGTCCAATGAAATTCATCAGATATAATATAGCACGATCACAGTTAAAAAATTGTGTTATCAGCTAACAGGCTGAAAGCAAACTGTGGTCAATGTAAACTCAAACAATAGTTTGCCAATTATACATATTTCCATGACTCAAGCAACTGCAATGTATTGTTGAAACTGTGACATCTTGTGTTATCTCTGAAAGGATATTTATGTAAAAGAGTTGGTGACTAAGGATTTTGAAGTCAACATGAAGTCGGAACAGAAGCTTCACGGATGATTTTAAGGTATTTGCGAGAATAGCTGCTAGGCAGAATTTGCTTCGCCTGCTTAGATGAGTCTGCATCATGCATAATGAATAATGAACATCTAAATATATCATGTTTTATCTTAGTTTAAATCAAGTGTGATACATTTATTCAGTGCAGCATAGATGTAACTAATAATTCATCTTAAATCAATAATCATTTTTCGATCCTAACAATCAATTACTAAGCAAGCCATTGCCTTTTAtagaaaaatgcatttgcctTTATAAAACCAGCATTTTTTTGAAGAAATGGCATGTGGAAATATAAAGAACTTATAGGTCAAGAACAAACCTTGGTGAAATATCACAACCTTGTCTCATAAAAGCTCCAAGAGAAAACCAAAGGCTGTTGAAAATCCCAAACTCGTTGGTTGACTCGTTGGTCTGGATCTGGCCGTCCTCATATTCCTCTGTGTGCCACTCATATGGACTGAAACGACTGACCAGGAAAAGCACCACGCTCACGCCAATGTAGGCAAACACAATACACATCCAGATCTCATAGGCCAGGGGGTCCAGGAATGAGAACACACCAGGCTTGGACTTCTGAGGCTTCTTGATCATGATGGAGATGCCCAAACTCATGAATGGCTTTGAGAAGTCAATGACTTCTTCTCTGACCAAAGTGATGGTCAATGGAGCCACTGCTATGTCAGCTTTCTAAAAGgaaaaataattcatttgatTTAATTCTCAACCTATTCTTTGAACAGAAAAatgtttgataaaaaaaaaaaaacaatattaatgttcatgGTTATGGCTACTTTTTAAACCAGAAGCTACTTATCAATTATGTTCTACTTTgaaagtttaataaataaatctgtcttaCCCCATAAACCAACTCTCCAACCATTCCATTCCAGATCTTCGTCTCTGCATCTCTAGCTCCATATTTTCCATCTCCCACTATTTTCAGCTGATATTTAAATCCACAGTGCTTTGCTATTTCAGCTGCCAAGTCCACACAGTACCCCTCATATCTTTCATTATCCATGAAAAGGTCTGCATTCTTCTTTAGCATTACATAAGGTGCTTCCTGAAAATGGCAGCAAGGAATACCTTGTCAGAGCTGTGTCCATTTTCCTACAGTGCACATATTTCAACAGAATAACATGGAAAAGCACAAGTGTAACCTACTAGAATGGTGGTGACGATCACAGTCTTGTTTTCCAGCCCCATTGTATCATTTGGGAAGAGATCGGACTTTGTCACGACCATTTTATCAACTTCATTCCAATAGCCAATCTGAAAAAAGACATTTGTGAGTTGTGTAGTAACTTATGATGTAAAATGATAAAGTATGCTTTTCTTGCCACactcaagagagagagagagagagagagagagagagagagagagagagagagagagagagagagagagagagagagacatatttatatttaacatagtataaatatatttatttatatagtctaacatacaatatttaaatagcgtcatcaataaaatgtatttaaatttgaTAAACTCAATTTAAGTTTAGGAAAGAGAAGTGCCTTCGGAGCATGcactcaaaaaaagaaaaaaaatgggtTTTGATTTGCCCCTTGTTCAGTTTAATGAATTCAAATTAAAAAGTAACATGATTTTTTTGACGTTTTGtcaaaacttaatttaattgtgttcaatcaaccttatatatttaaagctgaagtttacttaattaatttgttttaaaactacattaatcatttttgttgacataactaactgggcaatggatctgtagttcccagcatgctttgcatgtgttattttatgtgtttttcaataaagggaaagatgttggTTGCTAATGCTAGtctttaatgttcagttatgttggacatttagagaagtttttgtaataatttagaattttgtagttaccattatgcagaagaATAGCATCTATGTTTAGGCTGTGGGTACTTATTTGATTTATGCTAATGtcatgtagcctagaaatctagacgcaccctagcggcagcaaatttaatttgcccgcaagtgtggtctagcaactctcaattcctatctgagctgtattcctcagaatctggacggcccaatcacatcgtgtaggtaggctatagagtcggcgggcggggccataatgacgacggccgagttgcgtttgcgtgcttctagtaacacagaaactggcgaacggcggcggcctttcgaatcagctctgcccgcgcctccggaagacttggagttaagctttcctctgagaaaaaaacaaagagcggcactgaagtcattcttaaaaagggaagatgtgttcggagtttagccgaccagatacggcgaatgtttaatcagtcagcgagctccccttcaccgtcgttgctccggttggtgtaccgctatcctatcgcgtgcagagggagtttgaaagacaaccgtttatcccgcccctcggactgagccctgtctatggtgagtttccagaccaaacatcttgatgtgggtctggcttgtcaggctaaatgtCATGAGTATCTACAGGAGTATACATTGTGTATAATGATGAATGAAATTTCTTATAATAGATtttcaaattaatattattttaatttaagtttgacAAGCATAAAAGTCATTTTATTAATGTATCAATTACAGTGGCCCAAACTGAGTTGGACCATTGGCAACGATTGAGCTGAccaacaattacattttattttgagttAGGGCTGCACATATGTATTGGCTGATAATCCTGCCCTcaattaaattaagtttgtcttatttttatttatttatttctatgcTTTTTTACAATGGAGTCTTACCTTAACTGGTCCATTGCTTTTCAGTTCCATGACATTGACGGTGTAATTAACTCTCTTTCCATACTGGTCAAACTGAATGTTACCAGTGAGACCATCAACTCTCACCTGCATGAAAAAGATACAACAGTAaagcaaaatacattttgaggaattgtttcctttctctttttctctgagaaatgtGACATATCTAAGGGGAGtttcaaaatgttatttaaaccTGGAAATACATAGTGTTgtgttttaagtttattttacAAACACATTAAAGACCCAATATTAAGAAGCTCTAAAATTCGGAGAGTTGTCACCTGTTTTAGGGCACGCTCTATCTCAACCCCCTGCGCCCATGGTACAGCTGGATTAGCCAGACAGTCTCCATTGTTAGCTCTACGGGAGATGTCGATTTGCTGCTTGTGAAGATAGCGGAAGGCCTCAGTCATCACCTGAACTGCATCATACGTCAGGGCTGAAGTGTACTGGATACACAGTGAGAGATAAATGTGGATTagttatcaaaataaaaataaaaaataaaaataaataaagatccagaattattgaaattattgatataatgtaatataatatatgaaattaaaaaCATATGGGGAAGCCATATatttatattgaaatatttatttgcTGAAGACATCTATCAAAGCCTTTGAATTGCAAGTATATTTGAATTTCATTACATTTGAATTCTAGTCACATAAATTCAGATTCTGTATTCTGTTTGTTACCTTGACGTGtgttcaattcaaattcaggaaTTAACTGAAATTTAAATGGCATTCTTGGTTCTGAATGGCACATATTCAGAATTCGTTAGTAATGTATGAATGAAACATTTGATTTCAGTCCAAGGATATTAAACACCTACTTAGTCTTCGTAATTTGGTGAGAAGACAGATGAGACCACATTTTATCTGGAGTACAAAATGACTAACAAGCTTGTCCTGCAAATGGCCTGAACTATACAGGAATTTAAATGAAGTCATTTTATGCTCATGTAGCAATTACCTGAACATCTCTTTTAATCATGTTTAGTAAAGCTGTCTGAGGCAGAAAATGGATGGACACAAACTAAAATCTCACCCGTATTTTGTTGTCTGCTCCAGGATATTCTTTTTCCTCCAGAGCTTCCCAGCGCTGGTCAAATTTGGACACCAGGGGGTCATCGAAATCCACAATCTGAAAGCCTGATACATTGGATCCACCATACTGGATTTTTGAAAGATCTCCATCCACAAAACCCTGAAAACATGATGCTTTTCTCAGCATTTTTGTTTGATACATTTTCAGTCATATGTTTTTCTTTGGTAGTGTTACATTTAAGATCATTTACCAGGTTTGCTATGATGTAGTGATATCCCTTCACATGCCTGCCAATAGTTATCACCTGCAAAAAGAATAAGAAGACTAAATGAAatagaaataaacaaaataaaactataCAACATCTAAgccattattaatatatttaaggcacaacaaaaaataaaaaaaatgtactgcTCCACACTGCCAATCAAACAGACTAACTGAAATAATGTGTCAGCAGTTTGTGTGTCCTAAGGGCAAGATATCTGTGATGTTTtatgtgcaagtgtgtgtgtgtagataaaGCTATATTATACAGCCAAGATCAGTTGCATTGATTCTGGCGGTTGGTTAAACACACTTCTGCAGGCCTTAAATACAAATCAATAGCTCATCCCTGAGGGTGCAGCGAGTCTGAATGAAAAACCCATCTCATGAGGACTTTTCTGCCCGCTAATGACATTTGTTTGTGCATCCTAATTAATTATTCATAGTCAGAGTTGGGGAGTAACTagttacaattacaaaattaatgtaattgtAATCAGTtactaaatttaaaaaataaataaattacagttacttatgaAAACGGTAACGATTACAACGGGTTACATCTGAatatttttctgtaaaaagctAATAATACTAATTCGGTTTTGATGTGCACAATGTCTCCAGCCATTTAAAGGCTGTTTAGTAAAGCGATGCTATTCTAATACTTTTGATTGGTTCTCTTGTTTGAATTTGCAGCGT from Pseudorasbora parva isolate DD20220531a chromosome 11, ASM2467924v1, whole genome shotgun sequence harbors:
- the gria2b gene encoding glutamate receptor 2b isoform X5; its protein translation is MQQFKNLSICLISLLCGLSTGGSPSVQIGGLFPRGADQEYSAFRIGMVQFGTAEFRLTPHIDNLEVANSFAVTNCFCSQFSRGVYAIFGFYDKKSVNTITSFCGTLHVSFITPSFPLDGNQQFIIQMRPDIKGPLLSLIEYYKWDKFAYLYDSDRGLTTLQVVLDTAAEKKWQVTAINVGNMKDERKDEAYRSLFQDLENKKERRVILDCEQDKVKDIMEQVITIGRHVKGYHYIIANLGFVDGDLSKIQYGGSNVSGFQIVDFDDPLVSKFDQRWEALEEKEYPGADNKIRYTSALTYDAVQVMTEAFRYLHKQQIDISRRANNGDCLANPAVPWAQGVEIERALKQVRVDGLTGNIQFDQYGKRVNYTVNVMELKSNGPVKIGYWNEVDKMVVTKSDLFPNDTMGLENKTVIVTTILEAPYVMLKKNADLFMDNERYEGYCVDLAAEIAKHCGFKYQLKIVGDGKYGARDAETKIWNGMVGELVYGKADIAVAPLTITLVREEVIDFSKPFMSLGISIMIKKPQKSKPGVFSFLDPLAYEIWMCIVFAYIGVSVVLFLVSRFSPYEWHTEEYEDGQIQTNESTNEFGIFNSLWFSLGAFMRQGCDISPRSLSGRIVGGVWWFFTLIIISSYTANLAAFLTVERMVSPIESAEDLAKQTEIAYGTLDSGSTKEFFRRSKIALFDKMWTYMKSAEPSVFVKTTAEGVTRVRKSKGKYAYLLESTMNEYIEQRKPCDTMKVGGNLDSKGYGIATPKGSSLRNAVNLAVLKLNEQGLLDKLKNKWWYDKGECGSGGGDSKEKTSALSLSNVAGVFYILVGGLGLAMLVALVEFCYKSRAEAKRMKVAKNAQNINPTSSQNSQNFATYKEGYNVTFSDAMRSKARLSITGSTGENGRVMSPEFPKAVHAVPFVRPGVGMNVSLTDLS
- the gria2b gene encoding glutamate receptor 2b isoform X1; the encoded protein is MQQFKNLSICLISLLCGLSTGGSPSVQIGGLFPRGADQEYSAFRIGMVQFGTAEFRLTPHIDNLEVANSFAVTNCFCSQFSRGVYAIFGFYDKKSVNTITSFCGTLHVSFITPSFPLDGNQQFIIQMRPDIKGPLLSLIEYYKWDKFAYLYDSDRGLTTLQVVLDTAAEKKWQVTAINVGNMKDERKDEAYRSLFQDLENKKERRVILDCEQDKVKDIMEQVITIGRHVKGYHYIIANLGFVDGDLSKIQYGGSNVSGFQIVDFDDPLVSKFDQRWEALEEKEYPGADNKIRYTSALTYDAVQVMTEAFRYLHKQQIDISRRANNGDCLANPAVPWAQGVEIERALKQVRVDGLTGNIQFDQYGKRVNYTVNVMELKSNGPVKIGYWNEVDKMVVTKSDLFPNDTMGLENKTVIVTTILEAPYVMLKKNADLFMDNERYEGYCVDLAAEIAKHCGFKYQLKIVGDGKYGARDAETKIWNGMVGELVYGKADIAVAPLTITLVREEVIDFSKPFMSLGISIMIKKPQKSKPGVFSFLDPLAYEIWMCIVFAYIGVSVVLFLVSRFSPYEWHTEEYEDGQIQTNESTNEFGIFNSLWFSLGAFMRQGCDISPRSLSGRIVGGVWWFFTLIIISSYTANLAAFLTVERMVSPIESAEDLAKQTEIAYGTLDSGSTKEFFRRSKIALFDKMWTYMKSAEPSVFVKTTAEGVTRVRKSKGKYAYLLESTMNEYIEQRKPCDTMKVGGNLDSKGYGIATPKGSSLRTPVNLAVLKLSEQGTLDKLKNKWWYDKGECGAKDSGSKEKTSALSLSNVAGVFYILVGGLGLAMLVALVEFCYKSRAEAKRMKVTFSDAMRSKARLSITGSTGENGRVMSPEFPKAVHAVPFVRPGVGMNVSLTDLS
- the gria2b gene encoding glutamate receptor 2b isoform X2; this encodes MQQFKNLSICLISLLCGLSTGGSPSVQIGGLFPRGADQEYSAFRIGMVQFGTAEFRLTPHIDNLEVANSFAVTNCFCSQFSRGVYAIFGFYDKKSVNTITSFCGTLHVSFITPSFPLDGNQQFIIQMRPDIKGPLLSLIEYYKWDKFAYLYDSDRGLTTLQVVLDTAAEKKWQVTAINVGNMKDERKDEAYRSLFQDLENKKERRVILDCEQDKVKDIMEQVITIGRHVKGYHYIIANLGFVDGDLSKIQYGGSNVSGFQIVDFDDPLVSKFDQRWEALEEKEYPGADNKIRYTSALTYDAVQVMTEAFRYLHKQQIDISRRANNGDCLANPAVPWAQGVEIERALKQVRVDGLTGNIQFDQYGKRVNYTVNVMELKSNGPVKIGYWNEVDKMVVTKSDLFPNDTMGLENKTVIVTTILEAPYVMLKKNADLFMDNERYEGYCVDLAAEIAKHCGFKYQLKIVGDGKYGARDAETKIWNGMVGELVYGKADIAVAPLTITLVREEVIDFSKPFMSLGISIMIKKPQKSKPGVFSFLDPLAYEIWMCIVFAYIGVSVVLFLVSRFSPYEWHTEEYEDGQIQTNESTNEFGIFNSLWFSLGAFMRQGCDISPRSLSGRIVGGVWWFFTLIIISSYTANLAAFLTVERMVSPIESAEDLAKQTEIAYGTLDSGSTKEFFRRSKIALFDKMWTYMKSAEPSVFVKTTAEGVTRVRKSKGKYAYLLESTMNEYIEQRKPCDTMKVGGNLDSKGYGIATPKGSSLRNAVNLAVLKLNEQGLLDKLKNKWWYDKGECGSGGGDSKEKTSALSLSNVAGVFYILVGGLGLAMLVALVEFCYKSRAEAKRMKVTFSDAMRSKARLSITGSTGENGRVMSPEFPKAVHAVPFVRPGVGMNVSLTDLS